The following are encoded together in the Cicer arietinum cultivar CDC Frontier isolate Library 1 chromosome 2, Cicar.CDCFrontier_v2.0, whole genome shotgun sequence genome:
- the LOC140919321 gene encoding uncharacterized protein, which translates to MENDDMKEQTHISISDEDQCTRRMMRYQDEGWRVCIDYMRLNSATRKDHFPLPFIDQMLERLAGHEYYCFLDGYSGYNQIAVAPGDQEKTAFTCPYGVFAYRRMPFGLCNAPATFQRCMMSIFSDMIEKHIEESKPRLLRWILLLQEFDIEIRDKKGSENIVADHLSRLEKVEENEDIRPIRDQFADEHIFAITTVPWFADFANFKVGGTIPSEFTYQQRRKFIHDAKFYVWDEPFLYKRGVDGLLRRCVPEEEQEKRLFRVQSDSCSTRGSRENCIYMSVWGICLSKNAIWIMNQNHGCLDGSYYYKNLTLRSGIKRGQRTLWLTTYLDWRRLKRMRTSDRFEINLLMSTSLPLPRYLGLPTLLNFKVGGTIPSDFTYQQRKKFIHDAKFYVWDEPFLYKRGVDGLLGRCVPEEGQEKVMWHCHDSEYGGHFSGDRTAARVLQSGLFWPSLFKDAFNHVKKCDRCQCTGNISKRDEMPQNPVLEVEVFDVWAIATPTNDSKQVIAFLKKNIFARFGVPRALLDDDGNKPEYGIPSKEI; encoded by the exons ATGGAAAATGATGACATGAAAGAGCAGACTCATATATCTATCTCTGATGAGGATCAGTGTACACGGAGGATGATGAGGTACCAAGATGAAG GCTGGAGAGTGTGTATTGATTACATGAGATTGAACAGTGCCACGAGGAAGGATCATTTCCCGCTCcctttcattgatcagatgcttgagcgGTTAGCCGGACATGAGTATTACTGCTTCCTAGACGGCTATTCAGGGTACAATCAGATAGCTGTAGCACCCGGGGATCAAGAGAAAACTGCATTTACATGTCCGTATGGGGTATTTGCTTATCGAAGAATGCCATTTGGATTGTGTAATGCGCCAGCCACATTTCAAAGGTGCATGATGTCCATATTTTCCGATATGATTGAGAAACATATTGAG GAATCAAAACCACGGTTGCTTAGATGGATTCTATTACTACAAGAATTTGACATTGAGATCCGGGATAAAAAGGGGTCAGAGAACATTGTGGCTGACCACCTATCTCGATTGGAGAAGGTTGAGGAGAATGAGGACATTAGACCGATTCGAGATCAATTTGCTGATGAGCACATCTTTGCCATTACCACGGTACCTTGGTTTGCCGACTTTGCTAATTTCAAGGTGGGGGGTACAATCCCATCTGAGTTCACTTACCAACAACGAAGGAAGTTTATCCACGATGCCAAATTCTATGTATGGGATGAACCCTTTCTGTACAAAAGAGGAGTGGATGGGCTGTTGCGAAGATGTGTGCCCGAGGAGGAGCAAGAAAAGCGGCTATTCAGGGTACAATCAGATAGCTGTAGCACCCGGGGATCAAGAGAAAACTGCATTTACATGTCCGTATGGGGTATTTGCTTATCGAAGAATGCCATTTGGATTAT GAATCAAAACCACGGTTGCTTAGATGGATCCTATTACTACAAGAATTTGACATTGAGATCCGGGATAAAAAGGGGTCAGAGAACACTGTGGCTGACCACCTATCTCGATTGGAGAAGGTTGAAGAGAATGAGGACATCAGACCGATTCGAGATCAATTTGCTGATGAGCACATCTTTGCCATTACCACGGTACCTTGGTTTGCCGACTTTGCTAAATTTCAAGGTGGGGGGTACAATCCCATCTGATTTCACTTACCAACAACGAAAGAAGTTTATCCACGATGCCAAATTCTATGTATGGGATGAACCCTTTCTGTACAAAAGAGGAGTGGATGGGCTGTTGGGAAGATGTGTGCCCGAGGAGGGACAAGAAAAGGTAATGTGGCACTGCCACGACTCCGAGTATGGGGGTCATTTCAGTGGTGACCGAACTGCAGCAAGAGTTCTACAATCGGGGTTGTTCTGGCCTTCATTATTCAAAGATGCATTCAACCATGTGAAGAAATGCGATCGATGCCAGTGCACCGGTAACATCTCAAAACGGGATGAGATGCCGCAAAATCCTGtattagaagtagaagtgtTCGATGTGTGGG caataGCTACTCCAACAAATGATTCGAAACAGGTTATCGCCtttctcaagaagaacatattCGCTCGCTTCGGTGTGCCTCGAGCCTTGTTAGATGACGATGGGAATAAACCAGAATATGGAATACcttctaaagaaatataa